Proteins encoded in a region of the Vicia villosa cultivar HV-30 ecotype Madison, WI linkage group LG5, Vvil1.0, whole genome shotgun sequence genome:
- the LOC131606785 gene encoding uncharacterized protein LOC131606785 codes for MTKQIFIRQQPSQRRNRRGAGEVAGGTAAECTAVCCCCPCAIIDLVVLAVYKVPAALFRKALNRRRRRIMKKGVSVKKNDAVLLQPQRSSSVVGNGFRIDSISLEERIEKDRSADEKSEEVTLEKEMWARFAGTGFWRSDSQRQP; via the coding sequence ATGACTAAACAAATTTTCATCCGTCAACAGCCGTCGCAGCGCCGTAATCGGCGCGGCGCTGGTGAAGTGGCAGGAGGCACGGCGGCGGAATGCACTGCCGTCTGTTGCTGTTGTCCCTGCGCGATTATCGACCTCGTCGTATTGGCGGTTTACAAAGTACCGGCTGCACTTTTCCGGAAGGCGTTGAATCGGAGACGGCGTCGTATAATGAAGAAAGGCGTTAGTGTTAAGAAGAACGACGCCGTTTTGTTGCAGCCGCAGAGATCGAGCAGCGTCGTCGGGAACGGTTTTAGGATTGATTCGATTTCGTTGGAGGAGCGAATCGAGAAGGATCGTTCGGCGGATGAGAAATCTGAGGAGGTTACGTTAGAGAAGGAGATGTGGGCCCGGTTCGCGGGAACCGGGTTTTGGAGAAGTGATTCTCAACGTCAACCATGA